A genomic region of Bacillota bacterium contains the following coding sequences:
- a CDS encoding cupin domain-containing protein gives MERPYKYIIKPGWPGETMCFKAPHKNEVLRVLFDPSTTGTKRMSVWLTTFEPGKGPGLHTHPEPHEELLFVLSGKGTERVGEEVREVRAGDAVFIPPNTPHEIVNTGDDLLTLLVVAAPPGPIEQELYVHRLNKVVPTLHVEF, from the coding sequence GTGGAAAGACCATACAAGTACATTATCAAGCCCGGGTGGCCGGGAGAAACGATGTGCTTCAAGGCACCTCACAAGAACGAAGTGCTGAGGGTATTGTTCGACCCCTCCACGACCGGAACGAAGCGGATGAGCGTTTGGCTTACTACGTTCGAGCCTGGAAAAGGGCCGGGGCTTCATACCCACCCGGAGCCCCACGAAGAGCTGTTATTCGTGCTGAGCGGCAAGGGCACCGAGCGTGTTGGAGAAGAAGTGAGAGAGGTCCGGGCTGGAGATGCAGTGTTCATCCCCCCAAACACCCCGCACGAAATAGTGAATACCGGCGATGACCTTCTCACCCTTCTGGTGGTCGCAGCGCCGCCCGGCCCCATCGAACAGGAACTTTACGTCCACCGTCTGAATAAAGTGGTGCCTACCCTGCATGTTGAGTTCTAG